TTGCGGCGTTCCCTGGCGTCTTTCACCGCTTCCGAAAGTTTCCCCGCCACCGAAGCGCCGTAGCGCTGGGCCTGGATGACCGTTGTGGCCAACCTCTGCGCGTCCAGAAGGCCCGTCCGGGCGGCGAAATTTTTCAGCACTTCTTCCAGGGGCGCGTTGTACCTGGCCTCCTCGACCGCGCGCCGCAATTCTTCGCGCAAAGCCGAACGCTTCTCGGTGATCCCGCCGGACGCCCATTCCAGGGCGGCCCTCAATTCAAGTCCGGCCGACAGGGCCGTGGCCAGCCTGGACGCCACCATGATAAATTCCCTCTTCATCGCTTTACGCCGTTCGCTGATCAGAAAAGAAAGCCACCAGTCCGGCAATTTGATGAAGACCACAGGGATAAAGGCTAACATATTCGAGGAAAAGACGCCCAGCAGGGCGGACGCGGCCGCCAGCCCTATCAGGCCGAAACGCAGGGTGTCGAACGCTTCCGGGCTGAAGCCGTAGGGGTTTCCTGCCAGGGCGAGCTTTTCTTCCACGTCCGGCGGGCCGGCGAGCTTCTGCAGCCACGGGTGGTATATCAACAGCCTGGTGAAAAACCGGGAAGCCGTCTCAGAAAACGGCGGCGAATGCGCGGCCAGGTCGAAAGCCGTGACGGAGACGCGGAGCCCGGCCGCGACCGCAAGGCAGAAGACGAACGCCGCCGCGAAAAAAGGTACGGAAACAGGGACGTTCATAAAAACCGCCGCCTTTCTTTCAAAAATCTTCAATCGAACGCAGGATGTTCATCACCAGCCAGAGGCCGAAGCAGAAAACGAGAAAAGCCACAAAAGCCGCCGTGCGGCCCATCTGGGTGTCCACGAGCGGCCGGAAGAGGTCCGGCGCCAGGACGAGCATGCCGAAAATGTACGCCACAG
This Moorella sp. E308F DNA region includes the following protein-coding sequences:
- a CDS encoding type II secretion system F family protein yields the protein MIYHPWLQKLAGPPDVEEKLALAGNPYGFSPEAFDTLRFGLIGLAAASALLGVFSSNMLAFIPVVFIKLPDWWLSFLISERRKAMKREFIMVASRLATALSAGLELRAALEWASGGITEKRSALREELRRAVEEARYNAPLEEVLKNFAARTGLLDAQRLATTVIQAQRYGASVAGKLSEAVKDARERRKAEIVGQAKSAEQKLYLAVFVMALPTIICTLAPMLISLAQQNPFH